One Kaistella polysaccharea DNA segment encodes these proteins:
- a CDS encoding NAD(P)H-dependent oxidoreductase — protein sequence MSLIENLNWRHAVKAYDATKKVSTEDLHKILEAARLAPTSSGLQPFRVIVVENQELKEKMVQGALNPEVMKDCSQVLVFAAWDSYSDAKIDKVYDHHTDVRDLPRGRFGSYTDHIKELYNGQTKEEHFAHTARQTYIALGLAMAQAAELKIDSTPAEGFSNEIVDEMLGLKELGLRSVSLLYLGYRDADKDYLSHMKKVRIPMEEFIIQK from the coding sequence ATGTCATTAATAGAAAATTTAAACTGGAGACACGCAGTGAAAGCGTACGACGCCACAAAAAAAGTTTCAACCGAAGATCTTCATAAAATATTAGAAGCGGCGAGATTGGCTCCCACGTCTTCAGGATTACAACCTTTCAGAGTGATTGTAGTAGAAAATCAGGAACTGAAAGAAAAAATGGTTCAAGGTGCCTTGAACCCAGAAGTGATGAAAGATTGTTCACAGGTTTTGGTCTTTGCAGCTTGGGACAGTTATTCCGATGCTAAAATTGATAAGGTGTATGATCACCACACTGATGTTAGAGATTTACCTAGAGGAAGATTTGGAAGTTATACCGATCACATCAAGGAATTATATAACGGCCAAACCAAAGAAGAACATTTTGCGCACACCGCAAGACAAACATATATTGCTTTAGGTTTAGCCATGGCTCAAGCTGCTGAATTAAAAATCGACAGTACGCCGGCGGAAGGCTTTAGTAATGAGATTGTTGACGAAATGTTAGGATTGAAAGAATTAGGTTTAAGAAGTGTAAGTTTACTCTATCTTGGGTACAGAGATGCCGATAAAGATTATTTATCACACATGAAAAAGGTAAGAATTCCGATGGAGGAATTTATTATTCAAAAATAA
- a CDS encoding beta-ketoacyl-[acyl-carrier-protein] synthase family protein codes for MERRVVITGLGVVAPNGVGLENFRSALKDGRSGIQFDQQLADLQFSCQVSGTPPINKENLNEYFTDLELRNFNSTGIMYGVIAGLDAWKDAGLEPSDGENPDWDSGTIFGAGTSGIEKFRESIYKIDAFQTRRLGSTAVSQTMNSGISAYLGGKLGLGNQVTTNSSACTTGTESILMAFDRIQAGKAKRILAGSTSDSGPYIWAGFDAIKVCNYKSNDDPEKASRPMSASAAGFVPGSGAGALVIEDLESALARNAKIYCEILGGNLNSGGQRGGGSMTAPNSTAVQKCVKDAIFEAGIKAKDIDYISGHLTATSKDSTEIQNLSIALNRSGKNFPYINSLKALTGHCLSAAASIECVAAVLQLSENFVAPNINCDNLNKEITAIIDAECIPQNLLEKEINIAAKVSFGFGDVNGCIIFKKYS; via the coding sequence ATGGAAAGAAGAGTTGTCATCACAGGATTAGGAGTCGTTGCACCCAATGGAGTTGGTTTGGAAAATTTCCGGTCTGCTTTAAAGGACGGTCGCTCTGGAATTCAGTTTGATCAACAATTAGCCGACCTGCAATTCTCCTGTCAGGTTTCTGGAACACCACCCATTAATAAAGAAAATTTAAACGAATATTTCACCGATTTAGAATTACGAAATTTCAATTCGACTGGAATTATGTACGGCGTGATTGCAGGATTAGATGCCTGGAAAGATGCTGGTTTAGAACCTTCCGATGGTGAAAATCCCGATTGGGATAGCGGAACTATTTTTGGTGCTGGAACTTCCGGCATTGAAAAATTTCGGGAAAGTATTTATAAAATTGATGCGTTTCAAACCCGAAGATTAGGAAGCACCGCGGTTTCCCAAACCATGAACAGTGGAATCTCTGCTTATCTCGGTGGAAAACTAGGTTTAGGAAATCAAGTCACGACTAATTCTTCTGCGTGTACAACAGGAACAGAAAGTATCTTAATGGCTTTTGATAGAATTCAAGCCGGAAAAGCAAAACGTATTTTAGCCGGAAGCACAAGTGATTCAGGACCTTATATTTGGGCAGGTTTTGACGCCATAAAAGTTTGTAATTATAAATCGAATGACGATCCAGAAAAAGCCTCTCGTCCGATGAGTGCTTCTGCAGCAGGATTTGTTCCCGGAAGCGGCGCCGGTGCTTTGGTGATTGAAGATTTAGAATCTGCTTTGGCAAGAAATGCGAAAATCTATTGCGAGATTCTCGGTGGAAATCTGAATAGTGGCGGTCAGCGTGGCGGCGGAAGTATGACTGCTCCTAATTCTACAGCTGTTCAAAAATGTGTAAAAGATGCAATTTTCGAAGCTGGAATTAAAGCTAAAGACATCGATTATATCAGCGGACATTTAACCGCAACTTCGAAAGACAGTACTGAAATTCAAAATTTATCAATTGCTTTAAATCGATCCGGAAAAAATTTCCCGTACATCAATTCATTAAAAGCTTTAACCGGACATTGTCTATCTGCAGCCGCAAGTATTGAATGTGTGGCTGCAGTTTTGCAATTGTCAGAAAATTTTGTCGCTCCCAACATTAATTGTGACAATTTAAATAAAGAAATTACGGCGATTATCGATGCTGAATGTATTCCACAAAATCTTTTAGAAAAAGAAATCAATATTGCGGCAAAAGTAAGTTTTGGTTTTGGCGATGTAAATGGATGTATTATCTTTAAAAAATATTCTTAA
- a CDS encoding AbrB/MazE/SpoVT family DNA-binding domain-containing protein, producing MEISVINIGNSKGIRLSKTILEKYNIQDKVEITLEKGYIILKPKTEPRKNWENSFKKMHEIGDDKILIDDIFEDEDFEEWN from the coding sequence ATGGAAATTTCAGTCATCAATATTGGAAATTCAAAAGGAATACGACTTTCAAAAACAATACTGGAGAAATATAATATCCAGGATAAAGTTGAAATTACTTTGGAGAAAGGATATATCATTTTAAAACCTAAAACAGAACCGCGAAAAAATTGGGAAAATTCTTTCAAAAAAATGCATGAAATTGGTGATGACAAAATTCTCATAGACGACATTTTTGAAGATGAAGATTTTGAAGAATGGAATTGA
- a CDS encoding 3-hydroxyacyl-ACP dehydratase FabZ family protein: MNIAEILEKLPYTTPFLFVDDLVIVDENGVTGNFTFKEDLDFYKGHFKNNPITPGVILTETMAQIGLVCLGIFLFANDLIEESQIGLTSTDIEFLKPVFPGEKVTVISEKIYFRFNKLKCKVKMLNEQSEIVCEGTIAGIIKVN; this comes from the coding sequence ATGAATATTGCAGAAATTTTAGAAAAACTACCTTACACTACTCCATTTTTATTCGTGGATGATTTGGTGATTGTTGATGAAAATGGCGTGACCGGAAATTTCACTTTTAAAGAAGATCTTGATTTTTATAAAGGTCATTTTAAAAATAATCCAATAACGCCAGGAGTTATTTTAACTGAAACAATGGCACAAATCGGCTTGGTTTGTTTGGGAATTTTTCTGTTTGCAAATGATTTGATTGAGGAAAGTCAGATTGGTTTAACTTCAACTGATATTGAATTTTTAAAACCCGTTTTTCCTGGTGAAAAAGTGACCGTGATTTCAGAGAAAATTTACTTTAGATTTAACAAGTTAAAATGCAAAGTGAAGATGCTGAATGAACAATCAGAAATTGTTTGTGAAGGAACAATCGCGGGAATTATTAAAGTGAATTAA
- a CDS encoding methyltransferase domain-containing protein translates to MALDTTYRTDLEESMDDFSMDNDGLVTALDDIARINQLLGGNSVTLEGVKNLIKDFPKDKTITIMDFGCGSGDMLRMLSKFGKEKNLNFQLIGIDANDATIRHAEKCSSEFENITFLAEDIFLYDFSKYNIDIALITLTLHHFKDDEILKIMRVILNLVKKGIVVNDLQRSKLAYRLFQAIIFIFRLEKMTAEDGLISILRGFKREDLEKFSNDLGLKKYSIKWKWAFRYQWVIEK, encoded by the coding sequence ATGGCTTTAGATACGACGTACAGAACAGATCTTGAAGAATCGATGGACGATTTCTCCATGGATAATGATGGATTAGTAACCGCTTTAGATGACATCGCCAGAATTAATCAGTTACTTGGTGGAAACTCGGTGACGTTAGAAGGCGTTAAAAATTTGATCAAAGATTTCCCAAAAGATAAAACCATCACCATCATGGATTTCGGTTGTGGCAGTGGCGATATGCTGCGAATGTTGTCGAAGTTTGGAAAAGAAAAAAATTTAAATTTCCAGTTAATTGGTATTGATGCGAATGATGCCACAATTCGACATGCTGAAAAATGCTCATCAGAATTTGAGAATATCACGTTTTTAGCTGAAGATATTTTTCTGTACGATTTCTCTAAATATAATATTGACATTGCTTTGATAACGCTTACTTTACATCACTTTAAAGATGACGAAATCTTAAAAATAATGCGTGTCATTTTAAACTTGGTTAAAAAAGGAATCGTCGTCAATGATTTGCAAAGAAGTAAATTGGCTTACCGACTTTTTCAGGCAATTATATTTATCTTTAGATTAGAAAAAATGACCGCGGAAGACGGATTAATTTCTATTTTAAGAGGATTTAAAAGAGAAGATTTAGAAAAATTTTCAAACGATTTAGGATTAAAAAAATACAGCATCAAATGGAAGTGGGCATTTCGCTACCAATGGGTTATTGAAAAATAA
- a CDS encoding TonB-dependent receptor has translation MNKRIQHIFFIGLLFSSTAVFSQIKEEKLILDKKREPEVKKIEKKKTSIEAEKNYPPEEKSANPPTYDITNVPASSDFKTSLIQGEDISPKFDAEYQNNYFQVGMGNYGKILADGNISTKLDSGMEVGGDVHFLSTAGLRKVYDWNSKQNAGNVGVFLNSYGEKGKFSINADYGLNDYNYYGIYAFRPASNNVDLQQKTNQIKVNGYYDFYSNEFLNDVRVKSSFLSDHFNAKENQAEVLVNLSKHGVELPTFDDVRFNADLGLNLETVKTDFELLDKNSSQFLNATLAPKMTFFKGKSYLMIGSDFSFLNSKNSNMILADQVKNSKTYWFPKAELQFAAADEFKFYAGITGGLKLNTYANLLAENPYLVSDQELRPTETKYKFYFGLRGDIDQNIKYDFSAGYGKMNDILFFKANDLFFKDNQNFIRQGFDFANTYSSVYDNGTVSEAKVSVQYFPLANLSFDGELKFEKYDLQNYQNIYYKPLLTARLGGKYSVLDKKLNLGATVLLSSDKTTNSFSFTEMDPVLVSTENTNDKVGGFADLNLSAEYKVHKNFSIFALGNNLLNTQYQTYKGYKVLGAQFLGGVKISF, from the coding sequence ATGAATAAGAGAATTCAACATATATTTTTCATCGGTTTACTATTTTCCTCAACGGCAGTTTTTTCCCAGATTAAAGAAGAAAAATTGATTTTGGACAAAAAGCGCGAACCGGAAGTGAAGAAAATCGAGAAGAAAAAAACGTCCATCGAAGCAGAGAAGAATTATCCGCCAGAAGAAAAATCTGCAAATCCGCCGACGTATGATATTACTAATGTTCCAGCATCTTCAGATTTTAAAACTTCCTTAATTCAAGGTGAAGATATTTCGCCGAAGTTTGACGCAGAATATCAGAATAATTATTTCCAGGTCGGAATGGGGAATTACGGTAAAATTCTTGCGGATGGAAATATTTCTACCAAATTAGACAGCGGAATGGAAGTTGGCGGAGATGTTCATTTCCTTTCTACAGCAGGTTTGCGAAAAGTTTACGACTGGAATTCCAAACAAAATGCTGGGAATGTTGGCGTATTTCTTAATTCTTATGGGGAGAAGGGAAAATTCAGCATTAATGCCGATTACGGATTGAATGACTATAATTATTATGGAATTTATGCCTTTAGACCGGCTTCAAATAACGTAGATTTACAACAGAAAACCAATCAAATTAAAGTAAATGGTTATTATGATTTTTATTCCAATGAATTTTTAAATGACGTTCGGGTGAAATCATCTTTCCTGAGTGATCACTTTAATGCAAAAGAAAATCAGGCGGAAGTTTTGGTGAATTTATCGAAGCATGGAGTAGAACTGCCGACTTTTGATGACGTGAGGTTCAATGCTGATCTGGGACTGAATTTAGAAACGGTAAAAACAGATTTTGAGTTGCTCGATAAAAATTCTTCTCAATTTTTGAATGCGACTTTAGCACCGAAAATGACTTTCTTTAAAGGTAAATCGTACTTAATGATCGGTTCTGATTTTTCTTTTCTAAACTCGAAAAATTCAAATATGATTTTAGCCGATCAGGTTAAAAATTCTAAAACCTATTGGTTTCCAAAAGCTGAATTACAGTTTGCCGCTGCCGATGAATTCAAGTTTTATGCGGGAATTACGGGAGGATTAAAATTGAATACTTACGCTAATTTACTGGCAGAAAATCCTTATTTAGTTTCCGATCAGGAATTACGTCCGACCGAAACGAAATATAAATTCTACTTTGGTTTGCGCGGTGATATTGATCAGAATATTAAATATGATTTCAGCGCCGGATACGGAAAAATGAATGATATTCTTTTCTTCAAAGCGAATGATTTGTTTTTTAAAGACAATCAGAATTTTATTCGTCAAGGTTTTGATTTTGCCAATACTTATTCTTCTGTTTACGATAATGGAACAGTGAGTGAAGCAAAAGTGAGTGTTCAATATTTCCCATTGGCAAATTTATCTTTTGACGGAGAATTGAAATTTGAAAAATATGACCTTCAAAATTATCAAAATATTTATTATAAGCCTTTATTGACGGCAAGGTTGGGCGGAAAGTATTCCGTGCTGGATAAAAAATTAAATTTAGGTGCAACAGTTTTATTATCATCGGATAAAACGACAAATTCGTTTTCTTTCACAGAAATGGATCCGGTGTTAGTTTCTACAGAAAATACAAATGATAAAGTTGGTGGATTTGCTGATTTAAATTTGTCTGCAGAGTACAAAGTTCACAAAAATTTCAGTATTTTCGCACTCGGAAACAACTTACTCAATACTCAGTACCAAACTTACAAAGGTTATAAAGTTTTGGGAGCACAGTTTCTGGGAGGAGTGAAGATAAGTTTTTAG
- a CDS encoding MarR family winged helix-turn-helix transcriptional regulator: MENLETPKLGDQLCFPFYLIAKEITGMYRPFLEELDITYSQYLVMMVLWEYERLTVNQIGEKLYLDSGTLTPLLKRLEAKSYIVRHRKKEDERVVEVYLTEEGNQLQKKACIIPGKMQEKLNLSENDLLDLKHTITKLMKIIEK; this comes from the coding sequence ATGGAAAATTTAGAAACACCAAAATTAGGAGATCAATTATGCTTTCCGTTTTACTTAATCGCTAAGGAAATCACCGGAATGTACCGCCCTTTTTTGGAGGAATTAGACATTACGTATTCTCAATATTTAGTGATGATGGTCCTTTGGGAATATGAAAGATTAACCGTGAATCAAATCGGAGAAAAATTATATCTGGACAGTGGAACTTTAACCCCATTGTTAAAAAGACTTGAAGCAAAATCATACATTGTCCGACATCGAAAGAAGGAAGATGAACGTGTGGTTGAAGTCTATCTGACGGAAGAAGGAAATCAACTTCAGAAAAAAGCATGTATCATACCGGGGAAAATGCAGGAAAAACTCAATCTATCAGAAAATGATCTTTTAGATTTGAAACATACCATTACCAAACTAATGAAAATAATAGAAAAATAA
- a CDS encoding type II toxin-antitoxin system PemK/MazF family toxin, protein MELIQQYTIVLVSLDPTLGSEINKTRPCVVISPNELNKHLRTIVIAPITSTSKSYPTRIPISGKITKGWIVVDQIRVIDRRRVIKSFGNLKEEEIIALKAVIKETYVD, encoded by the coding sequence ATGGAATTGATTCAACAATACACAATAGTTTTAGTAAGTCTCGATCCCACTTTGGGAAGCGAGATTAATAAAACTCGACCTTGCGTAGTAATATCACCTAATGAATTAAATAAACATTTAAGAACAATTGTCATCGCACCAATTACCAGCACTTCAAAATCTTACCCAACTCGAATTCCAATTTCTGGCAAAATAACAAAAGGCTGGATTGTGGTAGACCAAATACGAGTCATTGATCGACGAAGAGTAATAAAATCTTTTGGAAATTTAAAAGAAGAAGAAATTATAGCATTGAAAGCGGTTATAAAAGAAACCTATGTAGATTAA
- the fsa gene encoding fructose-6-phosphate aldolase has translation MKFFIDTANLEQIKEAQDLGILDGVTTNPSLMAKEGISGKEAILNHYKTICEIVDGDISAEVLSTTYEEMIKEGDELAAIHPNIVVKIPMIKDGIKALKYFSNKGIKTNCTLIFSAGQALLAAKAGANYVSPFLGRLDDISVDGMNLIEEIRIIFDNYMFDTEILAASIRSPMHIINCAKIGADVITSPLDSILNLLNHPLTDKGLAQFVADAKKMG, from the coding sequence ATGAAATTTTTTATCGACACGGCTAATCTGGAGCAAATAAAAGAAGCACAAGATTTAGGAATTTTAGATGGAGTTACCACCAATCCATCATTAATGGCCAAAGAAGGAATCAGCGGAAAAGAAGCAATTCTAAACCATTACAAAACCATTTGCGAAATTGTTGACGGCGATATATCTGCAGAAGTTTTGAGCACTACTTATGAAGAAATGATCAAGGAAGGTGATGAACTTGCTGCTATTCATCCGAATATTGTAGTTAAAATTCCGATGATTAAAGACGGGATTAAAGCATTAAAATATTTTTCAAATAAAGGAATCAAAACCAACTGTACTTTGATCTTTTCTGCTGGGCAGGCTTTATTAGCAGCGAAAGCAGGAGCAAATTATGTTTCTCCATTTTTAGGAAGATTAGACGATATTTCGGTGGATGGTATGAATTTAATCGAAGAAATCAGAATTATTTTTGATAATTATATGTTCGATACAGAAATTCTTGCAGCGTCGATCCGTTCGCCAATGCACATTATCAACTGTGCAAAAATCGGTGCAGATGTAATTACTTCACCATTAGATTCAATTTTAAATTTATTAAATCACCCTTTGACTGATAAAGGTTTGGCGCAGTTTGTTGCTGATGCTAAAAAAATGGGATAA
- a CDS encoding acyl carrier protein, with protein sequence MNKEEAIQKLKEIVKPYVKNEDALANINENTDFINDLNINSANLVDVILDVEEVFDIEIDADSMEKMRDVKSALAVIEEKLTTK encoded by the coding sequence ATGAACAAGGAAGAGGCTATTCAAAAACTAAAAGAAATCGTAAAACCTTATGTGAAAAATGAGGACGCTTTAGCAAACATCAACGAAAATACCGATTTCATCAACGATTTAAATATTAATTCGGCCAATTTGGTTGATGTAATTTTAGATGTAGAAGAAGTTTTTGATATTGAAATCGATGCAGATTCTATGGAGAAAATGCGCGATGTAAAATCTGCACTAGCGGTGATTGAAGAAAAGCTAACGACAAAATAA
- a CDS encoding organic hydroperoxide resistance protein has translation MKTLYTTSVTAQGGRDGHVKSENGILELDVRTPKALGGASDDFANPEMLFAAGYSACFDSALNLVIKRSKMETGETTVTARVSIGQIENGGFGLAVELDVNVPGVSLEEAQSLTEQAHQVCPYSNATRNNIEVKLSVTNN, from the coding sequence ATGAAAACATTGTACACAACAAGCGTTACTGCACAAGGCGGCCGCGACGGACACGTAAAAAGTGAAAACGGTATTTTAGAATTGGATGTTAGAACTCCAAAAGCGCTCGGTGGCGCAAGTGATGACTTTGCCAATCCGGAAATGCTTTTTGCAGCGGGATATTCAGCGTGTTTTGACAGCGCTTTGAATTTGGTTATCAAAAGATCAAAGATGGAAACTGGCGAAACTACGGTCACCGCAAGAGTAAGTATCGGTCAAATTGAAAATGGCGGTTTCGGTTTAGCGGTAGAATTAGATGTAAATGTGCCCGGCGTTTCTTTGGAAGAAGCACAATCGTTGACAGAACAGGCACATCAGGTTTGTCCGTACTCAAATGCGACGAGAAATAATATTGAAGTTAAACTTTCAGTGACCAACAATTAA
- a CDS encoding type III polyketide synthase, with protein MSVKIVTVAKQLPKYSRKTSEVLPFLDQWLVDQDSRFVRKVKKIFEGAAVDERYSIMDPIEVFTATSFEDKNDIYVREVVLLGEQVLDKSLKKANWDPQSLDYIITVSCTGIMIPSLDAYLINKLNLRQDIVRLPVTEMGCAAGVSGIIYAKNFLQANPGKRAAVIAVESPTATFQLEDFSMANIVSAAIFGDGAACVLLSSEENAEGPEILAEEMYHFYNNEHMMGFKLTNSGLQMILDIEVPDTIGEHFPNIIHPFLAKQNLEIKDVDYLIFHPGGKKIVQMVEGLFSELGKNIDTTKEILRLYGNMSSATVLYVLEEIMNQKPQKGEKGLMLSFGPGFSAQRVLLQW; from the coding sequence ATGAGTGTAAAAATAGTTACCGTTGCTAAGCAACTCCCAAAATATTCCCGAAAAACTTCCGAAGTTTTGCCTTTCCTGGATCAATGGCTAGTCGATCAAGACAGCCGTTTTGTGCGCAAAGTCAAAAAGATTTTTGAAGGTGCCGCGGTTGATGAGAGATATTCCATCATGGATCCGATTGAAGTTTTTACGGCGACATCCTTCGAAGATAAAAATGACATTTACGTTCGCGAAGTTGTTTTATTAGGCGAACAGGTTTTGGATAAATCTCTAAAAAAGGCCAATTGGGATCCGCAATCTTTGGATTACATCATCACCGTAAGTTGTACTGGAATTATGATTCCGTCACTTGATGCTTATCTGATCAATAAATTAAACTTACGTCAAGATATTGTCCGTTTGCCCGTGACCGAAATGGGTTGCGCTGCTGGAGTTTCCGGAATTATTTATGCGAAAAATTTCCTCCAGGCAAATCCTGGAAAACGTGCCGCCGTAATTGCGGTAGAAAGTCCGACGGCGACTTTTCAGTTGGAAGATTTCTCCATGGCAAATATTGTGAGTGCTGCGATTTTCGGGGATGGTGCTGCTTGTGTTTTGCTTTCTTCTGAAGAAAATGCAGAAGGTCCGGAAATCTTGGCGGAAGAAATGTATCATTTTTATAACAATGAACATATGATGGGTTTCAAATTAACGAACTCTGGGTTGCAAATGATTTTAGATATTGAAGTTCCTGATACCATTGGAGAACATTTTCCCAATATTATTCATCCATTTTTAGCCAAACAAAATTTAGAAATTAAAGATGTCGATTATCTTATTTTCCATCCAGGTGGAAAAAAGATTGTTCAAATGGTGGAAGGATTATTCTCGGAATTGGGTAAAAACATTGACACTACAAAAGAGATTTTAAGACTTTACGGAAACATGTCGAGCGCCACAGTTCTTTACGTATTGGAAGAAATCATGAATCAAAAACCGCAGAAAGGCGAGAAAGGTTTAATGTTAAGTTTTGGACCTGGATTTTCTGCACAACGCGTTTTACTGCAATGGTAA
- a CDS encoding enoyl-ACP reductase FabI, with the protein MVRRFENTNYWAIILGGSSGLGLASAKKLASEGMNICIIHRNSRAEMEKITKEFDLFKNENIKYLTLNKDILNPIIQQDIILELKNTLGVDGKIKCLLHSIAKGNLKPMIGDKNESLSTDDFAITLQAMATSLYDWTKLIFNENLFAEDARILAFTSEGSSKPINNYGAVSAAKAALEAISRNIALEFAPFGLRSNCIQAGVTDTRSFQMIPGSEEIKEHTIKRNPFKRLTTPEDVANVVSLLCTDEAAWINGCVIPVDGGEHLS; encoded by the coding sequence ATGGTAAGAAGATTTGAAAATACAAATTACTGGGCGATAATTCTGGGCGGAAGTTCCGGATTAGGTTTAGCGTCTGCCAAAAAACTGGCAAGCGAAGGAATGAATATTTGCATCATTCACAGAAATTCTCGGGCTGAAATGGAAAAAATTACTAAAGAGTTCGATTTATTTAAAAATGAAAATATTAAGTATTTAACTTTAAATAAGGATATATTAAATCCTATCATACAACAAGATATAATTTTAGAACTAAAAAACACTTTAGGTGTAGACGGAAAAATAAAATGTCTATTACACAGCATCGCCAAAGGAAATTTGAAACCAATGATCGGAGATAAAAATGAAAGTTTATCAACCGACGATTTCGCGATTACGCTTCAAGCCATGGCAACAAGTTTATACGACTGGACAAAATTAATATTCAACGAAAATTTATTTGCAGAAGACGCAAGAATTCTCGCTTTTACAAGTGAAGGAAGTTCAAAACCCATCAATAATTACGGCGCAGTTTCCGCTGCAAAAGCCGCTTTAGAAGCCATTTCCAGAAATATCGCTCTGGAATTTGCGCCTTTTGGTTTACGATCAAATTGTATTCAAGCCGGAGTCACAGATACAAGATCTTTTCAAATGATTCCCGGAAGTGAAGAAATAAAAGAGCACACTATAAAACGTAATCCTTTTAAAAGATTAACTACGCCGGAAGATGTGGCAAATGTGGTCAGTTTATTATGTACTGATGAAGCCGCTTGGATCAATGGTTGTGTAATTCCCGTTGATGGAGGAGAACATTTGAGTTAA